Genomic segment of Nostoc sp. TCL240-02:
TCTTAATAATCAATCGACCAAATTTAGTGCATGAGCCTTTATGGAAAAAAGAATCAACTGTATCTCAAGCTACATCTATTCCCTTAGTTATTGAAGTTGTTAGTACTAATTGGCGAGATGATTACTATAAAAAATTAGCTGATTATGAAGCTATAGGTATTCCCGAATATTGGATTATAGATTACGCGGCTATAGGCGCTAGAAAGTTTATTGGCAATCCTAAACTGCCTACTATATCCATTTATCAATTAATTGATGGTGAGTACCAAGTTACTCAATTTAAAGGCGATACTCATATTGTCTCGCCTACTTTCCCAGAATTGAATTTAACCGCCGAACAGATTTTTCAAGCTGGAGGTGTGCAAATCTAGCCACGCTTACCAACACCGAGACAGATGCGATCGCATTTCTTAACAGTTAGTGATGGTATTATCTATATTTCATAGATAATATTTTTTATCAATGCGTCAGACAAAACCATCTAATTAATTTTATCTGATTCCTTTCATCACAAACTTTCTGCTTCTGCGATCGCTGTCGAACTTATGTTAATCTTAAAAACTAATGATATTTCTTGAACTAGTATTACAAAACTTTGGCCCCTACAGTGGTAAACAGGTAATCAATCTTAACCCAAAAATTGATGAGGAAAACTCACACCCAATTATCCTCTTAGGTGGGATGAATGGCGGCGGAAAAACTACCCTCATGGATGCCATTCGTCTCGCCCTTTACGGACCCCGCGCCCAATGTTCT
This window contains:
- a CDS encoding Uma2 family endonuclease, coding for MIQAIHKLVTFEDFAAWRPEGGRYELHDGVIVEMAQPVGDHEDVVGFLALNISIEIVRQKLPYFIPKTVLVKPFEGESAYSPDILIINRPNLVHEPLWKKESTVSQATSIPLVIEVVSTNWRDDYYKKLADYEAIGIPEYWIIDYAAIGARKFIGNPKLPTISIYQLIDGEYQVTQFKGDTHIVSPTFPELNLTAEQIFQAGGVQI